The Ignavibacteriales bacterium genomic sequence TATCTATGATCCTTATAAAGATTAAATTATCTAATGATTTGCATCATCTTTCATTAAACAAACCTCATCTTCAAGTTCAATTTCAATTGTAAAATGAGTCATCTTTAGGTCCTCAAATAATTGCTTACACTTTGATTTTATTTTGACAATCTCTGCACGGGTAGTAGATCTTTCCACAATTAAGTGTGTTGTAAGAATATGATTTGCCCCATCTAAAGACCAAACGTGTGTATGATGAGATGAAATTACTTTTTCAATACTTTTAAACTTGTTGTCAATGAAATCTATATTTATGTTTTCCGGAGTCGCTTGTAAAAATAGTGTAATCGTTTTTTTTAGATTGATCGTAACATTATACAAGATGTATAATGTGATAATTATTGAAAGTACTGCATCAAGAATGTAGGTTTGCCAAAACAGCAATGTTGTAGCAACTGCAAGAATCGCAATCCAGCCTAGCACATCTTCCAAAAGATGAAGCATCATTACACGCGCGTTCATAGAGTCTTCATTTTTTAATTTGAACACTGCGGCACCGTTTACAATAACTCCAACAATTGCAAATAATATCATTCCCTCTGCGTTAGTAGCTTGTGGTTTTATTAATCTTGGAACTGCATTTGCAATTACAAAAGTTGATCCGATGATCAATACGATTGCATTAATTAACGCACCTAATAATGAAAACCTACCATAACCATAGGTAAATTTATTATCACTTTTTTTGTGAGAATATTTTTCCAAATACCATGCAAGCCCAAGTGAAATTGAATCACCAAAATCGTGCAGTGCATCCGAAATTATAGATATGCTGTTTGTTAAAATTCCACCAATGATTTCAAAAATTGTAAATCCAAAATTGAGCAGAAAAACTGTTCTGAAATTTTTTGATGAATTGGAATGAATATGATTGTGATTATGAGCCATTTGTTAATCGTGCAATTATTATAGAAGCTGCGGATGAAACATTTAATGATTCTGCTCTGCCTTTACCGGGAATTGTAATAAAATCATCAGCAAGATTTTTAACAATTTCAGAAGGACCTATAGATTCATTAGAAAAAGTTAATATTGATTTTTTATTTGAATTATAAGAAAAAATATTTTTGCCCTTAATATCTGCACATATAATCTGATAACCATTGTTTTTAAGATTAGATAAATCATTAGAAAAAACTTCATCATAAATATTAAGATGAAAAATTGATCCCATTGAAGCTCTAACTACTTTTGGATTCAAATACTCAACAGATTGATCGGTAATTAAAATATTGTGCAACCCAAACCAATCGCAGGTTCTAATTATTGTTCCAAGATTTCCGGGATCTGAAACATTATCAATAAGAACTATTAACTTGTCTTTAAGTTCACTAAGATTATTTTTGGGATAATTCTTATTAAATACGGCTGCGATACCTTGCGGAGATTTTGTATCGGATATTTTTTGAAAGTCGATTGATTTTAATTCTTCAACTCGATTTGTCTTTTTTCTTAAAATATTAATAACATCAGGAAAAGAATCTATAAATGCAGGTGTAACAATAACCGTATCGCATTTATAACTACTGTTCAAGCCTTCTTCAACAATTTTTAATCCTTCAACGATAAATTTTTCTTCCTGTTGTCTGAATTTTTTTATTAAAAGAGAAGAGAAGTATTTTAATTCATTTTTAGAAATCATAAAAGAGTATCATATTTCTGATTAGTATTTTCACTTTCACCTTCTTTAAGCGTTTTAAGATATTCCCACGAATATATACCCGTGTTGTGTCCATCTTTCCACCCGATTTGTATTGCATAATCTCCAACTTCATCGATGCTTATTACTTTATACATTTCTGGTGAAAGCATAGTGGGTTTTGGTGGGCGATAAGTTTTAAATAAGATCGTTTCACCTTTGCAACCAGCACAAGGACATTCATCCCGCAAATATTTTAGCGAAATAATTGATGAATTTCCATCATTCCAGACTAACGAAAGCTTATCTTTATCTACAATCTTTATTTGTTTTGGTTTCATTTAATTCTAAAAAATTTATAATGTTAATAACAAAATAACACATTATTAAAGATTATGTAATGTAAATTTATCACAACACTATTATTTTTGTTTTAGCTATTACTAACAGAAGGATATTTTAGACTTAATGGAATTATTGTTTGTTTTTGTAATGATACTGTTTGCAAATTTTTTATTGGCTGCCGCAGAAATTGCTTTAGCTGCTTTTGGTGAAACTAAAATTGATGAACTAAAAGAAAACTCAGATAAGTATGTTCCATATTTTGAAAAGTTAAATGAAAATCAGGAACAAGTTTACAGCAGTATTCATCTTGCATTTACCTTTTTAACGGTGCTGACTTCAATTATCGGTTATTTTTTATTTTCAAACTGGATTTATCCTTCGCTTTTATCTCTACTAAATTTATCATCGATTTATTCAATCGGAATATCAATTCTCACGACAACAATTTTAGTGACTCTATCAATTTTAGTGTTTAATGTGCTTGTTCCCAAAGCCATCGCTTATCGTTATTCGGATTTTATTGGTAAACGATCTATAAAAATAGTTTTACTTTTATCTTCAACCCTAAAGTTTGTTACTGAAGCCATAACAGCATTAAGCAATATTATTTTATTACCGTTTAAAGAAAAAATAAATTTCTCACAAGAACGTCCATCGGAAGATGAAATACTTGATATAATATCGGATGGTGTAAAATCAGGTACGATAGATGAAGCA encodes the following:
- a CDS encoding DUF971 domain-containing protein — translated: MKPKQIKIVDKDKLSLVWNDGNSSIISLKYLRDECPCAGCKGETILFKTYRPPKPTMLSPEMYKVISIDEVGDYAIQIGWKDGHNTGIYSWEYLKTLKEGESENTNQKYDTLL
- a CDS encoding RNA methyltransferase; amino-acid sequence: MISKNELKYFSSLLIKKFRQQEEKFIVEGLKIVEEGLNSSYKCDTVIVTPAFIDSFPDVINILRKKTNRVEELKSIDFQKISDTKSPQGIAAVFNKNYPKNNLSELKDKLIVLIDNVSDPGNLGTIIRTCDWFGLHNILITDQSVEYLNPKVVRASMGSIFHLNIYDEVFSNDLSNLKNNGYQIICADIKGKNIFSYNSNKKSILTFSNESIGPSEIVKNLADDFITIPGKGRAESLNVSSAASIIIARLTNGS
- a CDS encoding cation transporter, which codes for MAHNHNHIHSNSSKNFRTVFLLNFGFTIFEIIGGILTNSISIISDALHDFGDSISLGLAWYLEKYSHKKSDNKFTYGYGRFSLLGALINAIVLIIGSTFVIANAVPRLIKPQATNAEGMILFAIVGVIVNGAAVFKLKNEDSMNARVMMLHLLEDVLGWIAILAVATTLLFWQTYILDAVLSIIITLYILYNVTINLKKTITLFLQATPENINIDFIDNKFKSIEKVISSHHTHVWSLDGANHILTTHLIVERSTTRAEIVKIKSKCKQLFEDLKMTHFTIEIELEDEVCLMKDDANH